The following are encoded in a window of Pieris napi chromosome 23, ilPieNapi1.2, whole genome shotgun sequence genomic DNA:
- the LOC125061569 gene encoding zinc finger protein 616-like has product MNKKPRIGPKIRITRPALRRKPENLPPNFDGKNFIYTCQYCCVKFTQNSHFFRHMTSNHQTQQRQATFECNDCQIMFKRKSNLDIHCQTQHQIKSKSKCEACAITFKSRYCLRQHLKLKQILAENSCIKCQKKFTSKDRLNKHYNNKHTYKNVTFECDFCSLKFKAKESLLTHLKRVHNRCRFL; this is encoded by the coding sequence atgaataaaaaaccAAGAATAGGTCCGAAAATACGAATCACACGTCCAGCATTACGTCGGAAGCCAGAGAATTTACCACCAAATTTCGACGGAAAGAATTTCATTTATACTTGCCAATACTGTTGTGTAAAATTCACCCAAAACAGTCATTTCTTTCGACATATGACGTCGAACCACCAAACCCAGCAACGACAAGCTACTTTTGAATGCAATGACTGTCAGATCATGTTCAAAAGAAAGAGTAACTTGGATATACATTGCCAAACTCAGCACCAGATCAAAAGTAAGTCAAAATGCGAGGCTTGTGCTATTACGTTTAAGTCACGTTACTGCCTTCGACAACACTTAAAGTTGAAACAAATTTTAGCTGAAAATTCATGTATAAAATGTCAGAAAAAGTTTACAAGCAAAGATAGACTGAATAAACACTACAAcaacaaacatacatacaaaaatgtaacatttgaGTGTGATTTCTGCTCTCTAAAGTTTAAAGCAAAGGAATCGCTATTAACTCATTTGAAAAGAGTACATAATCGGTgtagatttttgtaa
- the LOC125061567 gene encoding acylcarnitine hydrolase-like, which produces MEWQIVIFAAIFGVTLAMENNLIVTTTEGQVQGSLASSGLYYEFLGIRYAVPIKFRAPAPPESFSGIYKADNRAVLCPQFPTYDPLAAPSENEDCLVLNVFTPAFINTTCPVMVFLHGGDFGVGSSSPIFYGPQFLISHGVIVVTVNYRLNAYGFLNLGIKEAPGNAGLKDIRAALRWVQKNIKNFQGDPDNVTVFGQGSGGVAAIYLTMSPSTKGLFHRVISESGSPFSPHVFDHSPLKTASHLAKSLSMKSEDPKTLLKLYRETQISKVEEAIGNQMNAKSVFLPSVEKVFKGEEPFLTDTPFNILSNRPEYFHPVPAIIGLNTVEGLSSILDYNTITGQMDRIHHEDFSALDQRNFSPEDKEEFRKMLRDTFFSEITNDEALVGGLVNLNTDFCHVGPMSLFADLYGNNTVYQYLFSYIGNRNLGRILTNSTLDATANLDELFYVFDLDRLPLEMDENDARIVTFMTQMWTNFAKFGTPTPDVSNGEWLPYPHHLEINLEPQYVAPLTPERAQFWRALFYKYSADMSTK; this is translated from the exons ATGGAGTGGCAAATTGTCATATTTGCCGCCATTTTTGGCGTTACTCTTGCAATGGAGAATAATTTGATAGTGACAACGACGGAGGGCCAAGTTCAGGGTAGTTTAGCATCGAGTGGCTTATATTACGAGTTTTTGGGGATAAGATATGCTGTACCGATCAAATTTcgg GCACCAGCACCACCTGAATCCTTTTCCGGTATCTACAAAGCTGACAATCGCGCTGTTCTTTGCCCCCAATTTCCCACATACGATCCCCTCGCTGCCCCAAGCGAGAACGAAGATTGCCTTGTCCTCAACGTATTTACCCCTGCATTCATTAACACAACCTGTCCCGTAATGGTTTTCCTCCATGGAGGAGATTTTGGTGTCGGTTCCTCTTCACCAATATTTTATGGGCCGCAGTTTCTCATCAGCCATGGCGTTATAGTCGTAACAGTTAACTATAGGCTGAACGCTTATGGTTTTCTCAATTTAGGCATCAAAGAAGCACCAGGAAACGCTGGGTTGAAGGATATAAGGGCGGCGTTGAGGTGGGTACAGAAGAATATTAAGAATTTCCAAGGAGACCCTGACAATGTAACTGTTTTTGGTCAAGGCAGCGGTGGAGTAGCTGCTATTTATCTAACTATGTCACCAAGCACGAAAGGATTGTTCCATCGAGTTATATCTGAGAGTGGATCCCCATTTTCCCCTCACGTATTCGACCATAGTCCACTCAAAACAGCTAGCCATTTAGCCAAGTCCCTTAGCATGAAATCTGAAGATCCAAAGACTCTGCTCAAACTTTACAGGGAAACTCAGATAAGCAAAGTAGAGGAGGCAATAGGTAATCAAATGAATGCTAAATCAGTATTCCTTCCATCCGTAGAAAAAGTATTCAAAGGTGAAGAACCATTTCTGACTGATACTCCATTTAATATACTCTCAAACAGACCAGAGTATTTCCATCCAGTACCAGCAATTATTGGTCTAAACACTGTGGAAGGTCTTTCTTCTATCTTAGACTATAATACAATAACAGGCCAAATGGATAGAATACATCACGAAGACTTTTCAGCGTTAGACCAGAGGAACTTCAGTCCTGAAGACAAAGAAGAGTTCCGGAAAATGTTAAGAGATACCTTCTTTTCTGAAATAACAAATGATGAAGCTTTAGTGGGAGGATTGGTAAACCTGAACACTGATTTCTGTCACGTGGGTCCAATGTCCTTATTTGCAGATCTATACGGGAATAATACAGTATATCAGTATTTATTCAGTTATATTGGTAACAGAAATCTTGGTCGTATATTGACTAACAGTACACTGGATGCAACAGCAAATTTGGACGAGTTATTTTACGTGTTCGACTTGGATAGACTGCCTTTGGAAATGGATGAAAATGACGCCAGAATTGTTACTTTCATGACGCAGATGTGGACAAATTTCGCTAAATTTGG AACCCCAACCCCAGACGTGTCAAATGGAGAATGGCTGCCGTATCCCCATCATTTAGAAATAAACTTAGAACCACAATACGTGGCGCCTCTCACGCCAGAGAGAGCACAATTCTGGCGCGCACTCTTCTACAAATATAGCGCTGATATGTCCACTAAATAA
- the LOC125061580 gene encoding transmembrane protein 26: MWVTLIEQFLMLTLIVGRWLLPKGDLTRDQLSQLLLVYIGTAADIIEFFDSFKDEKVATEKVLVLLTLAIWSWSLVQFTVVLTATKSRKSRGTANRSDMNSSRACCCSIEVCAIMMNIVLQDAPFLAFRLLIIAHYKIINYMNIFFTCKNTLVILLQIYRLYVLHLEKTEDTNGDSVYRKRKKPKTSEKKERRRERKQKEKSHRSKNMTEETTIAVISDRKQDRIDGGRIRAIILTNSDEIKELELTKLFKDQVTVENEKKKGTKKKQKTQSSEESLNNIQHTTDDSGI; this comes from the exons ATGTGGGTGACGTTGATAGAGCAGTTCCTTATGCTGACCCTCATCGTGGGTCGGTGGCTGCTGCCCAAAGGAGATCTTACGAGGGACCAACTCAGCCAACTGCTGCTGGTATATATTG GTACAGCAGCGGATATAATCGAATTCTTCGATTCATTCAAAGATGAGAAGGTGGCTACAGAAAAGGTCCTGGTCCTCCTCACACTGGCCATCTGGTCATGGTCGCTGGTCCAGTTCACGGTCGTTTTGACAGCGACCAAATCGAGGAAGTCCCGTGGCACGGCAAATAGGTCTGACAT GAACTCCAGCCGCGCGTGTTGTTGCTCCATCGAAGTCTGCGCAATAATGATGAACATCGTCCTTCAAGACGCACCATTTTTGGCATTTCGACTTCTCATCATCGCGCATTACAAGATTATCAACTATATGAATATATTCTTCACATGTAAAAATACATTG gtTATATTACTGCAAATATATAGACTATATGTGCTGCATTTGGAGAAGACTGAGGATACAAACGGGGACTCGGTTTATAGAAAGAGGAAGAAGCCCAAGACGAGTGAGAAGAAGGAGAGACgcag aGAGAGGAAACAAAAGGAAAAGAGTCACCGAAGTAAAAATATGACAGAAGAAACCACTATAGCTGTCATAAGTGATAGAAAACAGGACAGAATTGACGGAGGCCGGATTAG GGCCATAATATTGACAAATTCAGATGAAATCAAAGAGTTGGAATTGACTAAACTGTTTAAGGATCAAGTGACAGTTGAAAATGAGAAGAAGAAAGg aacaaAGAAGAAGCAGAAAACCCAATCCTCCGAAGAGTCTCTGAACAACATTCAACACACAACAGACGATTCGGGTATTTGA
- the LOC125061154 gene encoding uncharacterized protein LOC125061154, with amino-acid sequence MAVVWSNDKIMQLIELFQSKPLLWDCSIKQYKDRNKKNDAFEEISQVLNIPKKDVETKIHVLRTQFTREKKKMSAKKTTGSGAIEKCKWIYYEPLEFLLCGATTSGETDTMNKTVDENNALESGMESEPSQSPRPNATTSTSSRKRNKTDESNEILEVLKSAKKKMDEREKKDPFDIYGEYIAAELRSVKDDQAVTQAKYHINNILYELKMGRYNTYGYQTASSHPSSTPNNVQETEIREIERHETNRLDALRDETEDSAILNLVNYLSDESTQ; translated from the exons ATGGCAGTAGTGTGGagcaatgataaaataatgcaattaatagaattatttcaaTCAAAACCATTATTATGGGattgttctataaaacaatacaaagaTAGAAACAAAAAGAACGATGCATTCGAAGAAATTTCTCAAGTCCTAAATATACCCAAAAAAGACGTAGAAACTAAAATACATGTACTGCGTACTCAATTTACTAGAGAGAAAAAAAAGATGTCGGCAAAAAAAACTACAGGCAGCGGCGCAATAGAAAAATGTAAATGGATTTATTACGAGCCATtggaatttttgttatgtggtGCAACTACTTCTGGTGAAACGGATACTATGAATAAAACA GTAGATGAAAACAATGCACTTGAAAGTGGTATGGAGTCAGAGCCATCTCAATCACCAAGGCCGAATGCTACAACATCTACATCTTCGAGGAAAAGAAATAAGACAGATGaatcaaatgaaatattagaGGTTTTGAAAAGTGCTAAAAAAAAGATGGATGAAAGGGAGAAGAAGGATCCATTTGATATATATGGTGAATATATTGCTGCTGAATTAAGAAGTGTTAAAGATGACCAAGCCGTGACACAGGCAAAGtaccatattaataatatactgtatgaattaaaaatgggACGATATAATACATATGGATATCAAACGGCATCTTCTCATCCATCATCAACACCAAATAATGTTCAGGAAACTGAAATAAGGGAAATTGAGAGACACGAAACAAATAGACTAGATGCATTACGAGACGAAACAGAAGATTCGGCTATACTAAACTTAGTTAACTATCTCAGTGATGAATCAACGCAATAG
- the LOC125061151 gene encoding protein ANTAGONIST OF LIKE HETEROCHROMATIN PROTEIN 1-like gives MLLATMFKSIQVVHTPVCVKMLPEEVVLLCSLYQMYRISNKKKRKRWWIRNYLLQRENLMSDLRMTDGSFCNFTRMSKSDFEHLLEMIGPSIAKRETNIRQPVSPQTRLAITLRYLATGDSYSSLSYTFRVSKQLISKIIPDVCQELINSLAGYVKVPSSEQEWKQISREFEIRWNFPHCIGAIDGKHVMIVAPNNSGSEYYNYKNQFSMVLMAIADGNYNFIYANYGAKGRSSDSGIFQETPFYNALLENSLKLPRPEPITQGGTEMPYVIVGDSAFALTENIMKPYPGIHERGNKKRIFNYRLSRARRIIENVFGILCVVFRVFTKPIPLKPANCELVVIACVYLHNFLRRNSVSRSIYTPPQTFDFEDSEGNLLEGSWRRELSSFPMIDLQRRGRPASQSALCIREQFADYFITPEGRVPWQNNVA, from the exons ATGTTGCTAGCAACTATGTTTAAATCAATACAGGTTGTCCACACGCCAGTCTGCGTTAAAATGTTGCCCGAGGAGGTAGTGTTGTTGTGTTCTCTGTATCAGATGTATAGAatctctaataaaaaaaagagaaaaagatGGTGGATTCGAAATTATCTTTTGCAAAGAGAAAATTTGATGAGTGACCTCAGAATGACAGATGGATCATTTTGTAACTTTACGAGAATGTCGAAAAGTGATTTCGAACATCTTCTAGAAATGATTGGTCCATCAATAGCCAAAAGGGAAACAAATATTCGTCAGCCAGTTTCACCTCAAACGAGGCTGGCTATTACATTACGGTATCTTGCAACTGGAGATTCATACAGTTCTCTTTCATACACATTCAGAGTATCAAAACAATTGATTAGCAAAATTATACCAGATGTATGTCAAGAACTAATTAACTCACTAGCAGGATATGTCAAG gttcCAAGTTCGGAACAAGAATGGAAACAAATAAGTCGTGAATTCGAAATACGATGGAATTTTCCACATTGCATTGGGGCCATTGATGGGAAACACGTTATGATTGTGGCGCCAAATAATTCTGGAAGTGAAtactacaattataaaaatcagttCAGCATGGTACTTATGGCAATTGCAGATGGCAATTACAACTTTATTTACGCAAATTATGGAGCTAAGGGTCGGTCGTCCGACAGTGGAATATTTCAAGAAACACCGTTTTATAATGCATTGTTAGAAAACTCACTTAAACTGCCACGGCCTGAACCAATAACACAAGGCGGAACAGAAATGCCGTATGTAATTGTAGGTGACAGTGCTTTCGCGCTAACGGAGAACATCATGAAACCATATCCTGGCATTCATGAACGTGGGAACAAAAAGCGTATATTCAATTACAGACTATCAAGAGCTAGGAGGAttatagaaaatgtttttggCATTTTATGTGTGGTGTTCCGTGTATTCACTAAACCTATTCCGTTAAAACCAGCCAATTGTGAACTCGTGGTAATTGCTTGtgtatatttacataacttcTTAAGACGTAACTCAGTTTCCAGATCCATATATACACCTCCACAAACTTTTGATTTTGAAGACTCTGAAGGTAACCTATTAGAAGGTTCTTGGCGAAGGGAACTAAGTTCGTTTCCTATGATTGATTTGCAAAGACGGGGCAGGCCTGCATCACAATCAGCTCTTTGTATTAGAGAACAGTTTGCCGATTACTTTATAACTCCAGAGGGAAGAGTTCCATGGCAAAATAATGTAgcgtaa